The nucleotide sequence TCTGCTTGCCATCCAATAAAAAAGATCAGGAAAGAAAAAGAAAAAATTATTAAAATAGAAATAGGTACAATGAACTTCAATCGAATGGATTTCAGTTTCAGCCCCACCTTCCCTCGCATTATTCTTCGATTATAGTCTTTTGTACCCAAGGTAATATTAACTGGTTGTAAAACTATTATTAATTTTATAAAGGGAGGGTTCATTAATAGAAAGTAGTTTTAAATAAAAAAGACCCGCCCTAAAAAGGCGAGTCGCAAAATGTATAGAGTACCTACTTTAAAGACAGTCAAGAAGCACTCTTTTAGCTGTGCAGCTTAAAGCGATTAACCGTCTTTTTTAATTCGATGCTTAATTCCATCAACTGCTCAGAAGACATAGCCACCGACTGAATGGCATGCAGTTGCTCGTCAGCTGAAGCGCTGATTTCTTCACTTGCAGCTGCTGATTGTTCCGAGGAAGCAGCAATTTGCTCCATCACTTCCAACACTTCATTCTTCGTACTGGCTACTCCAGATATCTCCTCATTAATAGCCGAAATAGAGACTTCCATTTTCTCTACCAGCGAAGACAACTTCTTGAAAATAACCTCTGTCTCTTCCACTGCCGCTGTCTGGCTGTCAAAATTCGTCCGTGTTTTCGCCATCTGCTCGACTACTTGCCCTGATCCTTCCTGAATATCGCTAATCGTTTCCTTCACCTGATCAGTTGCCCGCGCAGACTGCTCAGCGAGCTTCCGGACTTCTTCAGCGACGACAGCAAAGCCTTTGCCGTGTTCTCCTGCCCGCGCTGCTTCAATCGAAGCATTCAAAGCCAACAGGTTCGTTTGTGAAGAAATATCGGTAATCGTCTGCATAATCAATTCAATTGATTTCACTTTTGCCTCTAAAGCAAGAATGACTTTCTCCATTTTATCAATATACATTTTTGTTTCTGTACTGGAGGAGCTAAGCGTCTCCACTTGTCCCAGTCCTGCCTTTTGTACATTTTCTGTCTGGCGGGCTGCTTCCCGGACTTCACCAGCCTGATTGGCAATTTGATTAATTTGCTCACCAAGATGACGAGAACGTTCGGTTGCCTCGCTGGACTCTTCTGACGATTTAGCCGCTCCTTTGGCGATCTCGTTAATGGCGACAGCAATTTGTTCGCTCGAAGCATTTGTCTCTTCTGAAACAGCACTTAAGTTCTCTGCCGCTTTTGTGACATTGTCAGCTGAATGGTTAACAATCGAAATAATTTCCCTCATACTAGTGACCATTTCATTAAATGTCTTCGCCAGTTCGCCAACTTCATCTTTAGTTGTAACAGGCACCTGTACGCTTAAATCTCCTCTAGCCACTTCTTTAGCTAATTTTCCAAGAGAGTGAATCGGTTTGATTATTTGATTGAGTATATAAAGAATGGCACCAATCATGACAAGCAGCAGAATGACGCCGGTAACTGCCAGGTATTTTCCGATTGATTTGGATAAACCAAGCAATGAATCGTACTTGTAGGCAGCTCCAATCTTCCAACCTACTTCTTTTACGGTATCATATACAAGAATGCGTTCTTGCTTGTCCTTCTTGTATCCCACAGTTCCCTTCTCTTGATTGTTGTCAAGAATAGATTGAACATAGTCGTATTTAGTCAAATCTTTTCCTTCCTCGGTCGGATGGACAATACCAAGCCCTTGCTTGGAAATAATGGTTGGCTCGCCGTTGTAGCCAATATGCATTTGATCCATTTGACTTGTCATGACGCCTAAGCTGATGTCAGCTCCAATGACACCAATTTTTTTGTTTTGCATTGTTACCAACTGAGATACAGTCACTACATATTCTCCAGTGGTCGCATCTATATACGGTTCACTCCATATAGCTTTCCCCTCTGACTCCATCGCTAACTTGTACCAATCTCTTGTTGTTGGATCAAAATTGTCTGGAACTTCAGCAGGATAAATATCTACTGTCCTTTTTGGTGTAGCAAAGTAGATATTCAATACATCTTTATAGGAGGTTAAATAGCGCTTGAGCGAGTTCATGACAGCTTCCTGATTCTTTATGTCCTCCTTGCCGCCCGCCAGGTTTACTCCCCGTTGGACAACCACTGGATCTTTAGCAATTAATTCAATACTTTTTCTATGCTGATCTAAAAATAAAGAAACTGAATCGCTCATTTGCTTTACAATTCCTTTTGTTTGCCCAATGACTTCTTCTTTCGTTTGCTTTTCAATTTGATGACCAATAAAAACAATAATAAAAGCAAAAGATAAAATGAGCAGTAAAGTAAGAGGTATCATTAATTTAGCCTTAATTGACCTCAAATCTATCACCCTCCTGTACATAATTGATAATGGGAGCACGGATGCGCGCCTTAGCACCGTACAATTTCCTCCTTTTTCATCGGTCGTTTTATAAAAATATAGATACTTTTATAAAATATTTATATTTTCAAATAATTGATCATAAAAAAAGACCCGCCGGTTAAGGCGAGTCTTTCGTTAAATTATTCTCCAGCTACGAATGGAAGAAGAGCTACCTGACGAGCACGTTTAATTGCAATAGTTAAACGGCGTTGGTATTTAGCGCTTGTTCCAGTTACGCGGCGTGGAAGGATTTTTCCACGTTCAGAGATAAACTTTTTCAAAAGTTCTACATCTTTATAGTCGATATGCGTAATGCCGTTAGCTGTAAAGTAACATACTTTCCGGCGCTTACGTCCGCCTCTGCGTCCTGCCATGTCGATTCCCTCCTCTTTTAGTAATGATTAGAATGGCAAGTCATCATCTGAAATATCGATCGGCTGACCGTCATTTGCAAATGGGTCTTCATCCATTCTTGTATAACCTGAATTGTTGTTACTGTTATTATTATTATTGCGTTGATTCTGTTGTCCAAACGGAAAGTCCTGGTTTCTTTGTCCGCCGCCGTATGCGTTATTTTCATTGCCACGCTCGCTTGAAGCAGCACTGCGTGGTTCTAAAAATTGTACGCTTTCAGCTAAGACCTCGGTTACGTACACACGCTTTCCATCTTGTCCTTCATAATTACGTGTTTGAATACGGCCATCTACGCCAGCTAAGCTTCCTTTTTTCAGAAAGTTTGCTACGTTTTCTGCTGCCCGGCGCCAAACGACACAATTGATGAAGTCCGTTTCACGCTCGCCCTGCTGATTAGTGAACGTACGATTCACGGCAAGTGTAAAGGTAGCAACAGCTGCTCCGTTCGGTGTGTAACGAAGTTCCGGATCTTTAGTTAAACGGCCTACTAAAACGACTCGGTTCATCATCAGAATCAACCCCCTTTAGTTCAAAATGTCCTTAAGCAGAACATTTTGAAAGATTGTTTATTTAAACGATTTATTTGTCATCTTCGCGTACTACGATATGGCGGATGATGTCGTCGCTGATTTTTGCTAAACGGTCAAATTCTTGAACCGCTGCAGCATCGGCGTTAGCATGTACTAATTGATAGAAGCCTTCACGAAAATCGTTGATTTCGTATGCTAAACGACGTTTACCCCAATCTTTAGAATCGATGATTTCCGCACCGTTAGAAGTTAAAATTCCGTCAAAGCGCTCAACAACCGCTTTTTTCGTATCTTCATCAACGTTTGGGCGGATAATGTACATAAATTCGTACTTTCTCATCTTTCTTTCACCTCCTCATGGTCTATGCGGCTCTTTTTCTTTGAAAAGAGCAAGGAGTAACTGTTTCATTACTCACAAGATAGAATTATATCATGATTGTCTCTTAAATGCAATACGATCAGCTGGACAGTTGTTGATCCAATTTTTTAAAATAAAAGCTGATCAGAAAAGAAATAACAGCGGCTGCCAATGTGACGAAAGGAGAAAGAGGGGCAGATAATGACACCCCAAACCACTCTACAGAACTAAGGAAGGCCAGGCTGACTACAAGCAGAGTGACACAGACACCAATTAATCCGGCTATCATAACTGGGCGCTTTGCGTAAACGGTCCATTTTACCCCTCTTACAATAAACATGACTATCGCAGCTATTCCTATAAAACTTATCATAACAGGGAGCAGTGTCATCGTTTTCGTTTGAATATTCATCGTCCTCAACAAAATGTTCATTATTCCATCTGTTATTAATAGCCAGGCCGCCCCTAAAAAAGATATATACAAGTAAAAACTGATTCTTTCTTTCCATCCTGGCTTTGGCAATCCGGTAATTAAACGTTCGCAATAATCTTTAGGGTGCTTGCCGAATACGTCTTCTGCTGTTTTCCCTTGTGTTTGTGCTTCAATCAAATGCTCTAGAAGCTCCAAAAGCAATTCTTCTCCCGCTTTTTCAGCAATCCTGCTCGTGCGGATATATACTAACATATCTGAATAGTATTTCTCATTTTCCTCTGATAGACATCGTCTTCTTTCATTGTTTACATTCACCATTTCCTTGGCATTCATTTTCTTTTTCCCCTCCATCTAAAAGCTGTTCAACCGGTTTTTTTATGGCTTCCCATTCTTTTTGAATCGTTTTTAAGTTCTCTTTGCCTAAAGCAGTTAAATAATAATATTTTCTGTTGGGCCCTTGGGAAGATTTTCGCATTTCTCCTGTGATCAACCCTTCTTTTTGAAGTCTCAGCAAAATAGGATAAATAGATCCTTCACTTACCATGGATAGTCCTTGATCTTGCAGTAAGGCAAAAAGCTCATAACCATATGTTGGCTGACGGTCAATTAATGCTAAAATACAGCCCTCCAACACCCCTTTTAACAGCTGACTTTTTGTGGACAACGTTCTCTTCCTTTCAAGTAGGTTGCATAACAAGTTACTGGAACAAAAATTACTACCTTGTTTAGCAAAGTAGCTCTCTTTTATTTTACTTTCTTTTCCTTCTCTGTCAACTATACGAAAAAGAATTATATTATGAGAAATTAAAAGCCGCATTATCCTAAAAAATAAGGGTAATGCGGCTTTCCTCTATGGATTCTATTTATTTCATGCTTTTTTCGTCTTATACATTAAATCTAAAATGAACAACGTCTCCATCCTGCATAATGTATTCCTTGCCCTCCAGACGAACCTTTCCAGCTTCTTTAGCAGCTGTCATAGACCCGGCTGTCATCAGATCCTCATAGGAAACCGTTTCAGCCCGGATGAATCCACGTTCGAAATCGGAATGGATAATGCCTGCACATTGCGGGGCTTTCATTCCTTTACGGAATGTCCATGCGCGCACTTCCTGAACGCCAGCTGTAAAGTACGTAGCCAGTCCAAGTAAGGAGTAGGCAGCGCGGATCAATTGATCTAAACCAGACTCTTCAATCCCAAGTTCTTGCAGGAACATCGCTTTTTCCTCCTCATCAAGCTCAGCGATTTCCTCTTCGATTTTTGCACAGACAACAATGACTTCTGCATTATCTTCTGCAGCAAATTCCCGAACCCGTTGAACGTATTCATTATCTGATGGATCAACGATATCTTCTTCACCAACGTTTGCTACATATAACATTGGCTTAGCTGTCAATAAATGAAGCTGCTTGGCGATGCGGCTCTGTTCTTCAGAAAGTTCTACTGTGCGAGCCGGTTTATTGGCTTCTAACGCTTCCTTTAATTTGACTAGAACATCGTTTTCCGCAACGGCTTCTTTGTCTTTTTGCTTGGCTAATTTGGCCACGCGCACAAGACGTTTATCAACCGTTTCCAAATCGGCTAAAATTAATTCCAGGTTAATGACTTCAATGTCATCAATCGGATCAACTTTTCCGGATACGTGTGTAATATTATCATCAGCAAAACAGCGAACTACCTGGCAAATGGCATCTACTTCACGAATATGAGCGAGGAACTTATTGCCAAGCCCTTCTCCCTTGCTCGCACCTTTAACGATGCCGGCAATGTCTGTAAATTCAAAAGCAGTAGGAACCGTTTTCTTCGGTTCTACCATTTCAGTTAACTTATTTAAACGCTCATCAGGCACTTCTACAATGCCTACATTCGGATCAATGGTACAAAAAGGGTAGTTAGCAGATTCTGCGCCTGCTTTTGTAATTGCATTAAATAACGTTGATTTTCCCACATTCGGCAAACCAACAATTCCAGCTGTTAAAGCCATTTCGGTCACTCCTCTATCGTAAACTCTTCTATTGCTTTCGCTCTAAACCTTTCACAATTATAAGTTTAGTCAAAGAAAAAGGCAATTGCCGCTTTTCCCATGGTTCTCCTTAATTTTTGCTACACTGTTAAAAATTGCATAACTAGGAGTGGATTCTATGCAGCGCATTGATCACTTACTTCGCGAGCACAAATTGTCTCATAAAAAATCGGCTATTATGACATCTCTGCGAAATTCCATTGGTATTGAGAAAAAAGCAATAAAAGAAGAAGAGATTCCAATTGGCACTTCAAAATTAGGCGGCCTGCCGGATATGCCGGATGGAATGGAATTTCCCTCGTATGAAAACGGATATCTCTGGTTCATCGGGCAATTTAATTTAAAAGAAGCAAAACC is from Bacillus sp. PK3_68 and encodes:
- a CDS encoding methyl-accepting chemotaxis protein — protein: MRSIKAKLMIPLTLLLILSFAFIIVFIGHQIEKQTKEEVIGQTKGIVKQMSDSVSLFLDQHRKSIELIAKDPVVVQRGVNLAGGKEDIKNQEAVMNSLKRYLTSYKDVLNIYFATPKRTVDIYPAEVPDNFDPTTRDWYKLAMESEGKAIWSEPYIDATTGEYVVTVSQLVTMQNKKIGVIGADISLGVMTSQMDQMHIGYNGEPTIISKQGLGIVHPTEEGKDLTKYDYVQSILDNNQEKGTVGYKKDKQERILVYDTVKEVGWKIGAAYKYDSLLGLSKSIGKYLAVTGVILLLVMIGAILYILNQIIKPIHSLGKLAKEVARGDLSVQVPVTTKDEVGELAKTFNEMVTSMREIISIVNHSADNVTKAAENLSAVSEETNASSEQIAVAINEIAKGAAKSSEESSEATERSRHLGEQINQIANQAGEVREAARQTENVQKAGLGQVETLSSSSTETKMYIDKMEKVILALEAKVKSIELIMQTITDISSQTNLLALNASIEAARAGEHGKGFAVVAEEVRKLAEQSARATDQVKETISDIQEGSGQVVEQMAKTRTNFDSQTAAVEETEVIFKKLSSLVEKMEVSISAINEEISGVASTKNEVLEVMEQIAASSEQSAAASEEISASADEQLHAIQSVAMSSEQLMELSIELKKTVNRFKLHS
- a CDS encoding DUF1129 family protein yields the protein MNAKEMVNVNNERRRCLSEENEKYYSDMLVYIRTSRIAEKAGEELLLELLEHLIEAQTQGKTAEDVFGKHPKDYCERLITGLPKPGWKERISFYLYISFLGAAWLLITDGIMNILLRTMNIQTKTMTLLPVMISFIGIAAIVMFIVRGVKWTVYAKRPVMIAGLIGVCVTLLVVSLAFLSSVEWFGVSLSAPLSPFVTLAAAVISFLISFYFKKLDQQLSS
- the rpsR gene encoding 30S ribosomal protein S18, with the translated sequence MAGRRGGRKRRKVCYFTANGITHIDYKDVELLKKFISERGKILPRRVTGTSAKYQRRLTIAIKRARQVALLPFVAGE
- the ssb gene encoding single-stranded DNA-binding protein, whose protein sequence is MMNRVVLVGRLTKDPELRYTPNGAAVATFTLAVNRTFTNQQGERETDFINCVVWRRAAENVANFLKKGSLAGVDGRIQTRNYEGQDGKRVYVTEVLAESVQFLEPRSAASSERGNENNAYGGGQRNQDFPFGQQNQRNNNNNSNNNSGYTRMDEDPFANDGQPIDISDDDLPF
- the ychF gene encoding redox-regulated ATPase YchF, with amino-acid sequence MALTAGIVGLPNVGKSTLFNAITKAGAESANYPFCTIDPNVGIVEVPDERLNKLTEMVEPKKTVPTAFEFTDIAGIVKGASKGEGLGNKFLAHIREVDAICQVVRCFADDNITHVSGKVDPIDDIEVINLELILADLETVDKRLVRVAKLAKQKDKEAVAENDVLVKLKEALEANKPARTVELSEEQSRIAKQLHLLTAKPMLYVANVGEEDIVDPSDNEYVQRVREFAAEDNAEVIVVCAKIEEEIAELDEEEKAMFLQELGIEESGLDQLIRAAYSLLGLATYFTAGVQEVRAWTFRKGMKAPQCAGIIHSDFERGFIRAETVSYEDLMTAGSMTAAKEAGKVRLEGKEYIMQDGDVVHFRFNV
- a CDS encoding PadR family transcriptional regulator, translated to MSTKSQLLKGVLEGCILALIDRQPTYGYELFALLQDQGLSMVSEGSIYPILLRLQKEGLITGEMRKSSQGPNRKYYYLTALGKENLKTIQKEWEAIKKPVEQLLDGGEKENECQGNGECKQ
- the rpsF gene encoding 30S ribosomal protein S6; its protein translation is MRKYEFMYIIRPNVDEDTKKAVVERFDGILTSNGAEIIDSKDWGKRRLAYEINDFREGFYQLVHANADAAAVQEFDRLAKISDDIIRHIVVREDDK